The following proteins come from a genomic window of Candidatus Hydrogenedentota bacterium:
- a CDS encoding corrinoid protein has translation MDSLLELIALHTERGKVNRDAPYPPDLKGQEGVDELTARALAEGLDPNSVLNEGLMAGMSRIGDKFSRHQAFVPDLLMAARAMSAGMAHLKPFFDSGVTKHKGTLVIGTVQGDLHDIGKNLVAMIMEGGGWEVIDIGVDVSAEKFIAAIDAHPGCVVGLSALLTTTMMNMEKIVQAIKTQRPDTRVIVGGAPLTQEFSEKIGADHYSRDPQSALQFLSASSA, from the coding sequence ATGGACTCGCTGCTAGAACTGATTGCACTCCACACCGAACGGGGAAAAGTAAACCGGGACGCACCCTATCCGCCCGACCTCAAGGGTCAGGAGGGGGTGGACGAATTGACGGCCAGGGCCCTCGCCGAGGGCCTGGATCCGAACAGCGTCCTCAATGAAGGGTTGATGGCCGGCATGAGCCGTATCGGCGATAAGTTCAGCCGGCATCAGGCCTTTGTTCCCGATCTGCTCATGGCCGCCCGCGCCATGAGCGCCGGCATGGCCCACCTGAAGCCCTTCTTCGACTCCGGCGTCACGAAGCACAAGGGCACACTCGTGATCGGCACGGTCCAGGGGGATCTTCACGACATCGGAAAAAACCTCGTGGCCATGATCATGGAGGGTGGCGGCTGGGAAGTCATCGATATTGGGGTGGACGTATCCGCCGAGAAGTTTATCGCCGCGATCGACGCCCACCCGGGTTGTGTGGTGGGGCTGAGCGCCCTGCTGACCACGACCATGATGAACATGGAAAAGATTGTCCAGGCGATCAAGACGCAGCGGCCCGACACCAGAGTGATCGTGGGCGGCGCACCCCTGACCCAGGAATTCAGCGAGAAAATTGGCGCGGACCATTATTCCCGCGATCCGCAATCCGCGCTCCAGTTTCTGTCGGCTTCGAGCGCCTGA
- a CDS encoding homocysteine S-methyltransferase family protein, with protein sequence MKSIREKIKEKGVLVSDGAWGTLLMAQGLKAGECPELWNVEHPDAVRSIARRYVDAGSDIVTTNSFGGSRIKLAAYGLDGRMAELNRAAARLSREAAGDEVNVAASIGPTGKILMMGDTSEEELAEVFGAQARALEEGGADACIIETFSAIDEAVVAVKAVKACTALEIICSFTYDSCAGETYYTMMGASPADMAAALVAAGADILGTNCSQGSEPMIGVVQALRAAAPDTPILVHPNAGLPVLTAEGESYPETPDFMSGCVPAMIAAGANIIGGCCGTSPDHIRAIREAIARA encoded by the coding sequence ATGAAGTCCATTCGTGAAAAAATCAAAGAAAAAGGCGTCCTCGTGTCCGACGGCGCCTGGGGAACCCTGCTGATGGCCCAGGGCCTGAAAGCGGGGGAGTGCCCGGAGCTCTGGAATGTGGAGCATCCCGATGCGGTGCGCAGCATTGCCCGGCGCTATGTGGATGCCGGCTCCGATATCGTGACCACGAACAGCTTTGGCGGCTCGCGCATCAAGCTGGCCGCCTATGGCCTCGACGGAAGAATGGCCGAACTCAATCGCGCGGCCGCACGACTCTCCCGTGAGGCCGCGGGCGACGAGGTGAACGTGGCGGCCTCCATCGGGCCAACCGGTAAGATTTTGATGATGGGTGACACCAGCGAAGAGGAGCTGGCGGAGGTATTCGGCGCCCAGGCCCGCGCACTGGAAGAGGGCGGCGCGGATGCCTGCATTATCGAGACCTTTTCGGCCATCGACGAGGCCGTGGTGGCGGTGAAGGCGGTGAAGGCCTGCACCGCCCTCGAAATCATCTGCTCCTTTACCTACGACAGTTGTGCGGGTGAAACCTACTACACGATGATGGGCGCATCGCCCGCCGACATGGCGGCGGCCCTGGTGGCGGCCGGCGCCGATATTCTGGGCACCAATTGCAGCCAGGGTTCCGAGCCCATGATCGGTGTGGTCCAGGCCCTGCGCGCGGCCGCGCCCGACACCCCCATTCTCGTACATCCCAATGCCGGGCTGCCCGTGCTGACCGCCGAAGGCGAGTCTTATCCGGAGACCCCCGATTTCATGTCGGGTTGCGTGCCCGCCATGATCGCCGCTGGAGCAAATATCATAGGCGGCTGCTGCGGCACGTCACCGGACCACATTCGCGCCATCCGCGAGGCCATCGCCCGGGCATGA
- a CDS encoding Gfo/Idh/MocA family oxidoreductase, with protein MSTLKRRSFIKGSLGAAATLAALSAARSTAAQDKVVVGVMGLGGRGRSLLTSLVMSSNVHIKYICDADTRCAGPATEIVMEGHEYRPTFVQDFRKMLEDPEVDAIVVATSDRWHALATIMACQAGKDVYVEKPQSMSIWDGQQMIAAARKYERIVQVGMQTRSGPYLQSALEYIQSGKLGDVMLARVYLMQAGGPNALPPEEPVPEGIDYDLWCGPSPMMPYRPGRWFQNYWDFYNGELTGDLIHQVDLARLLIGKKAPNSVFSAGGVYRYNDGREQPDTQFSTLEFDKVTMMIEGGFWCPYNHRIVLLPDKSKFPDWEFCATKIEILGTQGLMYFGRHGGGWEVYEGDEKTRSTHPVASELSEYKWDEMTPLHFENFFQCIRDRKAPNADVADGHLSMNLCHLANLSNRLNNQKLRWDGEKEVFIDNDDANRLLRANYRTPWVIPETV; from the coding sequence ATGAGCACGTTGAAACGAAGAAGCTTCATCAAAGGGTCACTGGGCGCGGCGGCGACGCTGGCCGCTCTGAGCGCGGCGCGATCAACCGCGGCCCAGGACAAGGTGGTGGTGGGGGTGATGGGCCTCGGCGGGCGTGGACGTTCCCTGCTGACCAGCCTCGTCATGAGCTCCAATGTTCACATCAAGTACATCTGCGACGCCGACACGCGCTGTGCGGGACCTGCCACCGAAATTGTGATGGAGGGGCACGAGTACCGGCCGACCTTCGTGCAGGACTTTCGGAAAATGCTGGAAGATCCCGAGGTGGATGCGATTGTGGTGGCCACTTCGGATCGGTGGCACGCCCTGGCGACGATTATGGCCTGCCAGGCGGGCAAGGACGTCTACGTCGAGAAGCCCCAGTCGATGAGCATCTGGGACGGCCAGCAGATGATCGCGGCGGCTCGGAAGTATGAGCGCATCGTGCAGGTGGGCATGCAGACCCGAAGCGGCCCCTACCTCCAGTCGGCGCTGGAATACATTCAGAGCGGGAAACTCGGCGATGTGATGCTGGCGCGGGTCTATCTCATGCAGGCGGGCGGACCCAACGCCTTGCCTCCGGAAGAGCCGGTCCCCGAGGGTATTGACTATGATCTCTGGTGCGGCCCCTCCCCCATGATGCCCTACCGGCCGGGTCGCTGGTTCCAGAATTACTGGGATTTCTACAACGGCGAACTGACGGGCGACCTGATTCATCAGGTGGATCTGGCGCGTCTGTTAATCGGCAAGAAGGCACCGAACAGCGTCTTCAGCGCGGGCGGGGTATACCGCTACAACGACGGTCGGGAACAGCCCGACACCCAATTCTCCACACTGGAGTTTGACAAGGTCACGATGATGATCGAGGGCGGCTTCTGGTGCCCCTACAACCACCGCATCGTGCTGCTGCCGGACAAGAGCAAATTTCCGGACTGGGAATTCTGTGCGACGAAGATCGAGATCCTCGGCACCCAGGGGCTCATGTATTTCGGACGCCATGGCGGCGGCTGGGAAGTGTATGAGGGCGACGAGAAGACACGCTCCACCCACCCCGTGGCCTCGGAGCTTTCGGAGTACAAGTGGGACGAGATGACGCCGCTCCACTTCGAGAATTTCTTCCAGTGCATTCGTGATCGCAAGGCGCCGAATGCGGACGTGGCCGATGGGCATCTCTCCATGAACTTGTGCCACCTGGCCAATCTTTCGAACCGGCTGAACAACCAGAAGTTGCGTTGGGATGGTGAGAAGGAAGTCTTCATCGACAACGATGACGCGAACCGGCTTCTGCGGGCGAATTACCGGACGCCGTGGGTCATTCCTGAAACCGTATAG
- a CDS encoding sugar phosphate isomerase/epimerase: protein MIGIGINLEFVRHADKPFEWAVEKAASLGYEFVEPMVHWGRELLSEAGYFHSVSMLDDPYRIKRACERAGVRLSGLSTHTPLCKPEISTEYLKQAVRFAAECGAPVVNTDEGPKPVWTTAEEDHVLMRYVLREAAPLAESRGILIGIEPHQQYSKTPEGLDRIWGLVESPSIGINFDTGNSYLSGEDPIDWLNRVLDRLVHLHAKDISMEQSHTERGRVTGTPVGCACGDGVIDWAEVIDSCRKAPRDIVLSVECGTVEQAARSIAHLRNLVKG, encoded by the coding sequence ATGATCGGAATCGGAATTAACCTGGAATTTGTCCGCCACGCGGACAAGCCCTTCGAGTGGGCGGTGGAAAAAGCCGCAAGCCTCGGCTATGAGTTCGTGGAGCCCATGGTTCACTGGGGGCGAGAGTTGCTTAGTGAAGCGGGCTACTTTCACAGCGTCTCGATGCTGGACGATCCCTACCGGATCAAGCGCGCCTGCGAGCGCGCGGGGGTGCGCCTCTCCGGTCTGTCCACGCACACGCCCCTCTGTAAACCGGAAATCAGCACCGAGTATCTCAAGCAGGCAGTCCGCTTCGCCGCGGAGTGCGGCGCTCCGGTCGTCAACACCGACGAAGGACCGAAACCTGTCTGGACCACGGCGGAGGAGGATCACGTCCTCATGCGCTACGTGCTGCGGGAGGCGGCCCCACTGGCCGAGTCCCGTGGAATTCTCATCGGCATTGAACCCCACCAGCAATACAGCAAGACCCCCGAAGGGCTGGACCGGATCTGGGGGCTCGTCGAATCGCCATCCATCGGGATCAACTTCGACACGGGCAACAGCTACCTGTCGGGTGAAGATCCCATAGACTGGCTGAACCGCGTCCTGGACCGCCTGGTCCATCTCCATGCGAAGGACATCTCCATGGAGCAGTCCCACACCGAGCGCGGGCGCGTTACCGGTACGCCGGTGGGCTGTGCCTGCGGCGATGGCGTAATCGACTGGGCCGAGGTCATCGACTCGTGTCGGAAGGCCCCCCGCGACATCGTGCTCTCCGTCGAGTGCGGGACGGTGGAGCAGGCCGCGCGGAGCATCGCTCACTTGCGGAATCTGGTGAAGGGCTGA
- a CDS encoding YeeE/YedE family protein — translation MGVLLLGLITGVIFGVLLQKGRVLRFEKQVGAMLLKDMTILKFMMSAILVGLVGLYALSDLGIITLSHKSMNVGGVVLGGLLFGAGWAVMGYCPGTSVGALAEGRWHAIFAVVGMLIGAAVYAEVYPVLLTSVLAWKDFGKVGISESLGVSHWVVIPIFVAGTLAMFAWFEKKKL, via the coding sequence ATGGGCGTACTGTTACTCGGGCTCATCACCGGTGTCATCTTTGGCGTGCTGTTGCAGAAGGGGCGCGTGCTTCGATTTGAGAAGCAGGTGGGCGCCATGCTCCTGAAAGACATGACCATCCTCAAGTTCATGATGTCCGCAATTCTGGTGGGGCTTGTCGGGCTGTATGCCTTGTCGGATCTGGGCATCATCACCCTCAGTCACAAATCCATGAACGTCGGCGGTGTTGTTCTGGGCGGCCTGCTCTTCGGCGCAGGCTGGGCCGTCATGGGGTACTGCCCCGGAACCTCCGTCGGCGCGTTGGCCGAAGGACGCTGGCATGCCATCTTCGCCGTAGTCGGCATGCTCATCGGTGCGGCCGTGTACGCCGAAGTCTACCCGGTGCTGTTGACCTCGGTATTGGCCTGGAAAGACTTCGGCAAAGTCGGTATTTCGGAGTCCCTCGGCGTTTCACACTGGGTGGTCATTCCCATTTTCGTAGCGGGAACGCTGGCGATGTTCGCCTGGTTTGAGAAGAAGAAATTGTAG
- a CDS encoding methionine synthase: MSAMCEATTTCGPETYHFRLDAASLGLTADEVARGMGYAGGAASTHFAEDLDRLLLEAPARAQIEGGFRVFSPEDILLETEGFRACGNEFHTGRVIARPLQGAATLAFFVVTAGKGMTDWSQELMGGGDHLQAYFVDALGSELVEKAADRVEEQIVAWALNRGRGTTNRYSPGYCGWSVSEQHKLFSLLPPDFCGITLTESALMQPEKSVSGVIGIGGAVRKEAYGCKICSMEDCFRRVIDRAPGEQETLA, from the coding sequence GTGTCCGCCATGTGCGAAGCGACGACAACCTGCGGCCCGGAAACCTATCACTTTCGTCTTGACGCGGCGTCCCTCGGTCTGACCGCAGATGAAGTCGCCCGGGGGATGGGCTATGCCGGTGGCGCGGCATCGACGCATTTCGCCGAGGACCTCGACCGGCTCCTGCTTGAGGCGCCGGCCCGCGCGCAGATCGAAGGCGGCTTTCGCGTTTTCTCTCCGGAAGACATTCTGCTGGAGACGGAAGGCTTTCGCGCATGCGGAAATGAATTCCACACGGGGCGTGTCATCGCCAGGCCCCTTCAAGGCGCTGCGACACTTGCGTTCTTCGTAGTGACCGCGGGCAAAGGGATGACCGATTGGTCTCAGGAGCTCATGGGGGGCGGGGATCACTTGCAGGCATATTTCGTGGACGCCCTTGGCTCGGAGCTTGTGGAGAAGGCCGCCGACCGGGTCGAGGAGCAAATCGTCGCGTGGGCCCTTAATCGGGGTCGGGGCACGACGAATCGGTACAGTCCCGGATACTGCGGCTGGAGTGTCTCGGAACAGCACAAGTTGTTCTCTCTGCTGCCGCCCGACTTTTGCGGAATCACGCTCACGGAGTCGGCATTGATGCAGCCGGAGAAGTCGGTGAGCGGTGTCATTGGAATTGGGGGCGCGGTGAGGAAGGAGGCCTACGGGTGCAAGATATGCTCCATGGAGGACTGCTTCCGGCGCGTGATCGACCGCGCACCAGGCGAGCAGGAAACGCTTGCCTGA
- a CDS encoding SUMF1/EgtB/PvdO family nonheme iron enzyme: MARVPGGEFAMKSLAGQGRDQSGKNPQRSSLPLYHIGRYETTTGMYVDYLNEAGIGGTGFNTKMENLERCGIVKGADGVFTAAPGRENYPVSYVSWYDAAGFLRWCGLRLPDEAEWEKAYRGGNFLDGDEQKQEPNPNVNRRYPWGDELPNDGGIQRCNYDGEGDGFASTAPVGSFAAYTSPYGVHDMAGNVNEWTLNWYTTPYHTGLDGYRVVRGGSWLDLPEGCDGVSGATTLPLKEGGTMGFRGVYAPSPAP, from the coding sequence ATGGCGCGGGTGCCCGGTGGCGAATTCGCCATGAAGAGCCTCGCGGGACAGGGCCGCGATCAATCCGGCAAGAACCCGCAGAGGTCGTCCCTTCCGCTCTATCACATCGGGCGCTACGAAACCACGACAGGCATGTACGTGGACTATCTCAATGAGGCCGGCATCGGTGGAACGGGCTTCAACACGAAGATGGAAAATCTGGAGCGATGCGGCATTGTGAAAGGCGCGGATGGCGTCTTCACCGCCGCGCCGGGCCGGGAAAACTATCCCGTGTCGTATGTATCGTGGTACGACGCCGCCGGATTTCTGCGGTGGTGCGGCCTGCGCCTCCCGGATGAAGCGGAGTGGGAAAAAGCCTATCGGGGAGGGAACTTTCTGGATGGCGACGAACAGAAGCAGGAACCGAATCCGAATGTGAATCGCCGGTATCCCTGGGGCGACGAGCTTCCGAACGACGGCGGCATACAGCGTTGCAACTACGACGGCGAAGGGGACGGCTTCGCCAGTACGGCGCCCGTGGGCAGTTTTGCGGCGTACACCAGCCCGTACGGCGTCCACGACATGGCGGGCAACGTGAACGAGTGGACACTGAACTGGTACACCACGCCGTACCATACGGGCCTTGACGGTTATCGTGTGGTGCGCGGCGGCTCGTGGCTCGACTTGCCGGAAGGCTGCGACGGTGTGTCGGGCGCGACCACCCTGCCGTTGAAGGAAGGCGGCACGATGGGCTTTCGCGGCGTGTATGCGCCGTCTCCGGCACCCTGA
- a CDS encoding YeeE/YedE family protein, producing MKWKTDEGAWNPYLAGALVGLLAIASAVATTYVIPKTQFLGASTTFVRAAGLVEMCVVPDHVEGNAYFTKEKVKVDWQFMFVVGIFLGALISSLTSASFKLESVPPTWKARFGDSIGKRALGALGGGAVAMFGARLADGCPSGHGLSGLMQLSVSGLVAMAMFFGAGALVAHFIYKES from the coding sequence ATGAAATGGAAAACAGATGAAGGCGCATGGAATCCCTACCTCGCGGGGGCGCTGGTGGGTTTGCTGGCGATAGCCTCGGCCGTGGCAACGACCTACGTGATTCCGAAAACCCAGTTTCTCGGCGCATCCACCACCTTTGTCCGCGCCGCCGGTCTGGTGGAAATGTGCGTCGTGCCCGACCACGTCGAGGGCAATGCCTATTTCACCAAAGAGAAAGTGAAAGTGGACTGGCAGTTCATGTTTGTTGTCGGCATCTTCCTGGGGGCGCTGATTTCCTCGCTCACCAGCGCCAGCTTCAAATTGGAAAGCGTCCCGCCAACCTGGAAGGCGCGTTTCGGCGACTCCATTGGTAAACGGGCCCTGGGTGCCCTTGGCGGGGGCGCTGTCGCCATGTTCGGCGCACGCCTCGCGGACGGATGCCCCAGCGGCCATGGGTTGAGCGGTCTGATGCAATTGTCGGTCAGCGGCCTGGTCGCAATGGCCATGTTCTTTGGCGCGGGGGCTCTTGTGGCCCATTTCATCTACAAGGAATCCTGA
- a CDS encoding AraC family transcriptional regulator: MERFMKASIDREIRRRQADLEELAQRIARVARRDGGVEIQPGLHFRRGSDTTERVHGVSEPSFCVIAQGSKEVMVGEERLRYDPAQYLITTVDLPLTGQVVDASPEKPYLGFRLVLDPSVVTAVMLDLDGEPQRGDGGGVKSIDVSPLDTDLLDATLRLARLAESPADYRALAPLVIREIVYRLLTGAQSSRMRHLATIGGQAHRMARAVRKLSERFDKPFRAEDMARELGMSVSGFHAHFKAVTAMSPLQFQKQLRLQEARRLMLSEGLDASEAGYRVGYRDPSFFSREYKRQFGDAPTRDVGRLRELAAADIAS; encoded by the coding sequence ATGGAGCGATTCATGAAGGCATCAATTGATCGCGAGATCCGCCGGCGGCAGGCCGACCTGGAAGAACTGGCCCAGCGCATCGCGCGGGTGGCCCGGCGCGATGGCGGCGTCGAGATTCAGCCCGGCCTTCACTTCCGCCGCGGTTCGGACACGACCGAACGCGTACACGGCGTCAGCGAGCCCTCCTTCTGCGTCATCGCCCAGGGAAGCAAGGAAGTCATGGTGGGTGAGGAGCGCCTGCGCTACGATCCCGCGCAATATCTCATCACCACGGTCGATCTCCCGCTGACGGGCCAGGTGGTCGATGCGTCACCCGAGAAGCCCTATCTCGGTTTTCGACTCGTCCTCGATCCTTCGGTCGTCACCGCCGTGATGCTCGATTTGGACGGCGAGCCACAGCGCGGCGACGGCGGCGGCGTGAAGTCCATCGACGTCAGTCCGCTCGATACCGATCTGCTGGATGCCACCCTGCGTCTCGCTCGGCTGGCCGAGAGCCCCGCGGACTATCGCGCCCTCGCGCCGCTGGTCATCCGCGAGATTGTTTATCGTCTCCTGACAGGCGCGCAGAGCAGCCGCATGCGCCATCTTGCGACCATCGGCGGCCAGGCGCACCGGATGGCGCGCGCGGTCAGAAAGCTGAGCGAGCGCTTCGACAAACCCTTTCGCGCCGAAGACATGGCGCGCGAACTCGGCATGAGCGTTTCGGGCTTCCACGCCCATTTCAAAGCGGTCACGGCCATGAGTCCGCTCCAGTTTCAGAAACAATTGCGCCTGCAGGAAGCCCGGCGACTCATGCTCAGCGAAGGGTTGGACGCATCGGAGGCGGGGTATCGCGTCGGGTACCGCGATCCGTCCTTTTTCAGTCGGGAGTACAAGCGCCAGTTTGGCGATGCGCCCACGAGAGATGTGGGGCGCCTGCGGGAACTGGCGGCCGCGGACATCGCGTCATGA
- a CDS encoding uroporphyrinogen decarboxylase family protein, producing MTGRERVLAMLSGKTPDSLPLMPITMMFAADQTGVHYRDYANDHRVLVEAQICTAERFDFDHVSCISDPGREAADCGATVVYFDDQPPAIDEINARLANKADLLTLKLPDPLGGGRMHDRVLAAALFKERVGGEKLIEGWVEGPCAEGADLRGINTLMMDFYDDPAFIHDLFAFNVEMALAFAKAQVDAGAGIIGVGDAAASLIGPHLYEEFVFPYEKQLVDGLHAMGTLVRLHICGNTSAILAGMGRLGCDIVDLDYMASLADARHAMPARQVLLGNMDPVSVLRNSSVGTVTDTLDNCYRDAGPLYIVGAGCEVPRGTPLANVECLRDYARSH from the coding sequence ATGACAGGTCGCGAACGGGTTCTGGCCATGCTTTCCGGAAAAACCCCGGATTCACTCCCCCTGATGCCTATCACCATGATGTTTGCCGCCGACCAGACGGGCGTGCATTACCGCGACTATGCGAATGACCACCGCGTTCTCGTGGAGGCCCAGATTTGCACGGCGGAGCGCTTCGACTTCGATCACGTGTCGTGCATCTCCGATCCCGGCCGGGAGGCCGCGGATTGTGGCGCGACGGTGGTCTATTTTGACGACCAGCCCCCCGCGATTGACGAGATCAATGCGCGGCTCGCCAACAAGGCCGACCTGCTCACGCTGAAATTGCCCGATCCGCTTGGTGGCGGCCGAATGCACGATCGGGTGCTCGCCGCGGCTTTGTTCAAGGAGCGCGTGGGTGGGGAGAAACTCATTGAGGGCTGGGTGGAGGGCCCCTGCGCCGAGGGTGCCGACCTGCGGGGTATCAATACCCTCATGATGGACTTCTACGACGACCCCGCCTTCATCCACGATCTCTTCGCCTTCAATGTCGAAATGGCCCTCGCCTTCGCGAAGGCGCAGGTGGATGCCGGAGCCGGTATTATTGGCGTGGGTGATGCCGCGGCGTCCCTCATCGGCCCGCACCTCTATGAAGAGTTTGTCTTTCCGTATGAAAAGCAACTGGTGGACGGCCTGCATGCCATGGGCACCCTGGTCCGCCTGCATATCTGCGGCAATACTTCCGCCATCCTCGCGGGGATGGGCCGTCTGGGCTGCGACATCGTGGATCTGGACTACATGGCTTCCCTTGCGGACGCTCGTCACGCCATGCCGGCCCGGCAGGTGCTTCTCGGGAATATGGATCCGGTTTCGGTGCTGCGCAACAGTTCCGTGGGCACGGTTACGGACACGCTTGATAACTGCTACCGAGATGCCGGCCCCCTTTACATCGTAGGGGCCGGTTGCGAGGTGCCTCGCGGGACACCGCTGGCCAACGTGGAGTGCCTTCGGGACTACGCCCGCTCACACTGA
- a CDS encoding Gfo/Idh/MocA family oxidoreductase: MAQVNLSRRGFLRNVGVATALAGAGPSINVAGANDRVIIGFMGCGGRGQFLMDEFARRDDVEIRWLTDCDANRLADAAKKLQGITGREVKTSQDFRHMLDDPEVNGVVGALPDHWHALATILACQAGKDMYVEKPTAHSIWESQKMVETARKYNRVVQVGAQNRSNDYVYAAFDYLRSADFGDLHFVRVLNSKERSNIGRPEDSEVPAGVDYDMWLGPAPERPFNKNRFHYAWHWFWDYSGGDIINDGVHQIDVARWLIDRDYPKSVSSAGGLYHFDDAQETPDTHSVIWNYDGLTMVFEQANWAPYMKKTPLEVRDLDILPNWPFSGTRIEFYGTKQVMYFSRHGGGWQCFDADGQSVKIHHGKFSPSNTAHIANYIECIRSRQQPTADIEKLHKSTLLCLYGNAAFRSGQTLTINPETEYFNEEAGNQYVKRTYRDPWVVPEQV, from the coding sequence ATGGCACAGGTGAACCTGAGTCGGCGCGGATTTCTGAGAAATGTGGGCGTGGCCACGGCCCTGGCGGGCGCGGGGCCGTCGATCAATGTCGCGGGTGCGAATGATCGCGTGATTATCGGCTTCATGGGTTGCGGCGGTCGCGGCCAGTTTCTCATGGACGAGTTTGCGCGCCGTGACGACGTGGAGATTCGCTGGCTGACCGATTGCGACGCGAACCGGCTCGCGGATGCGGCGAAGAAATTGCAAGGCATCACGGGCAGGGAAGTGAAGACCTCCCAGGATTTTCGCCACATGCTGGACGACCCGGAAGTGAACGGGGTCGTGGGCGCGCTGCCGGATCACTGGCACGCCCTGGCCACGATTCTGGCGTGTCAGGCGGGCAAGGACATGTACGTGGAGAAGCCCACGGCCCACAGCATCTGGGAGAGCCAGAAGATGGTCGAGACCGCGCGCAAATACAACCGCGTGGTTCAGGTGGGTGCTCAGAATCGAAGTAACGACTATGTGTACGCCGCCTTCGACTACCTGAGATCGGCGGACTTCGGCGATCTGCACTTTGTGCGTGTGCTGAACAGCAAGGAGCGAAGCAACATAGGGCGACCGGAGGATAGCGAGGTGCCCGCCGGTGTTGATTACGACATGTGGCTCGGGCCCGCGCCGGAGCGGCCCTTTAATAAGAATCGCTTCCACTATGCGTGGCACTGGTTCTGGGACTATTCGGGTGGCGACATCATCAACGACGGCGTGCACCAGATCGACGTCGCGCGATGGTTGATCGACCGGGATTACCCGAAGTCAGTGTCGTCCGCGGGCGGCCTCTATCATTTTGACGACGCCCAGGAGACACCCGACACTCACAGCGTAATCTGGAACTACGACGGGCTGACGATGGTTTTCGAGCAGGCGAACTGGGCGCCCTACATGAAGAAGACGCCGCTGGAAGTGCGCGATCTGGATATTCTGCCCAACTGGCCCTTCAGCGGAACGCGTATCGAGTTCTACGGCACAAAACAGGTCATGTACTTCAGCCGGCACGGCGGGGGATGGCAGTGTTTCGACGCCGACGGGCAATCCGTGAAAATCCACCACGGAAAATTCAGCCCGTCCAACACCGCCCACATCGCCAACTATATCGAATGCATCCGCTCACGACAGCAGCCCACGGCGGACATCGAGAAGCTGCACAAGTCGACCCTGCTCTGCCTCTACGGAAACGCCGCCTTTCGTTCTGGCCAGACGTTGACGATCAACCCGGAAACAGAGTACTTCAACGAGGAAGCGGGCAATCAATACGTGAAGCGTACCTATCGCGATCCCTGGGTGGTGCCGGAACAGGTCTGA
- a CDS encoding NAD(P)-dependent alcohol dehydrogenase, with protein MKNVKAFSAASATSPLAGDQIPRRDPLEHDVQIEILFCGVCHSDLHQVRDEWKSVMPTVYPCVPGHEIVGRVTSVGSHVKGFNVGDLAAVGCLVDSDRTCPDCQAGFEQFCGNMTLTYNSPDKHLGGVTYGGYSDSIVVDERYVLRVPENLDLAGTAPLLCAGITTYSPMRHWGAGPGKKVGIVGLGGLGHMGVKFAHALGAHVVVFTTSPGKVEDALRLGADEVVLSKDANEMQQHAGSFDFILDAVSADHDVNAYLNLLRRDGTITLVGAPEKPMAVSAFNLIFGRRSLSGSPIGGIAETQEMLDFCGAHNITADVEVIAIQQINEAYERLLKSDVKYRFSIDMASLKA; from the coding sequence ATGAAAAACGTCAAAGCCTTCTCCGCCGCCAGCGCCACCTCCCCCCTTGCGGGCGACCAGATTCCACGCCGCGATCCCCTGGAGCACGACGTTCAGATCGAGATTCTGTTCTGCGGCGTCTGCCACTCCGATCTCCATCAGGTGCGCGACGAGTGGAAAAGCGTCATGCCCACGGTCTACCCCTGCGTCCCTGGCCATGAGATCGTCGGCCGCGTCACCAGCGTCGGTAGTCATGTGAAGGGCTTCAACGTCGGCGACCTGGCGGCCGTCGGCTGCCTGGTGGACTCGGACCGCACCTGCCCCGATTGCCAAGCGGGCTTCGAGCAGTTCTGCGGCAATATGACGCTGACCTACAACTCGCCGGACAAACACCTCGGCGGGGTTACCTATGGCGGCTATTCCGACAGCATCGTGGTGGATGAACGCTATGTCCTGCGCGTCCCGGAAAACCTCGATCTCGCGGGCACCGCACCCCTCCTTTGCGCGGGCATCACCACCTATTCGCCCATGCGCCACTGGGGCGCCGGCCCCGGCAAGAAAGTCGGCATTGTCGGCCTGGGTGGGCTGGGCCACATGGGGGTGAAATTTGCCCACGCCCTCGGCGCCCACGTGGTCGTGTTTACCACTTCCCCCGGCAAGGTGGAAGACGCCTTGCGCCTGGGCGCGGACGAAGTTGTCCTCTCGAAAGACGCCAACGAAATGCAGCAGCACGCCGGCAGCTTCGACTTCATCCTTGACGCCGTCTCCGCGGACCACGACGTCAATGCCTATCTCAATCTTCTCCGCCGTGACGGCACCATCACGCTCGTCGGCGCGCCGGAGAAGCCCATGGCCGTGTCCGCCTTTAACCTCATCTTCGGACGCCGCAGCCTGTCGGGTTCCCCCATCGGCGGTATCGCCGAGACCCAGGAAATGCTCGACTTCTGCGGCGCACACAACATCACCGCGGATGTGGAGGTTATCGCAATCCAGCAGATCAACGAGGCCTACGAGCGCCTGCTGAAGTCGGACGTGAAGTATCGATTCTCCATCGACATGGCCTCGCTCAAGGCATAG